The window TCGTCGGGACCTCCAGTCCAGAGCTAGCCGGCCAGGCCACCAGACCGCTCCCAGTCCGCGGCGAACCGCGCCGCGTACGCCGCCCGCGCGACCGGGTCACCCGTCTCGATGTCCAGCTCGTGGTTCACGCCCAGGCCGCTGCGGGTCCAATTGGCGGAGCCCAGCACCAGCTCGCCGTCGAACAGACCGATCTTGGCGTGCAGCAGCGCGCCCTTTGGGATGGGGTACCACCGCACCTCGACGCCTCCCGCCCTGAGCACCTCATACGCGTGCCGGTTGTATGCCTGGTTGGGATCGAGCAGGACGCGAACCAGTGCCCCGCGCCGGTGCGCCGACACCAGCCCGGCGATCACCTCCGGATCCGTGAGCGTGTACACCTCGGCCAGCGCCCGCTGCGACGCGTGATTCAGCGCCGCTTCCAGCATCGCCCGGATCTCTTCGCCCGGCGCGGTCTGTGCGACCTCCGCCGCCTCCGCGCGCAGCGGCGCAGGACGCCCCCCGGCCAGGTTCCAGTCCTGGTCGAAGATCCTCACCAGCCGGTCGACCTCGGCCCTGACCCGCGTCGCGAGAACGTAATCGTGGTTGCGATCGCTGTGCCGGCCCCAGTTCATACCGCCGACCGCGGCCTCTCCGTCCGCGATCAGCAGCTTGACGTGGTCGATCTGGTGACGCCCGCCGTCGACGGGATACGCCCGCTCCGGCACGGCCAGCGAGTCGAGCACCGCGGCGCCGCGGCGGCTGGCGCCGACCGTCGGGTCGGTGATCACGCGCACCTCCGCCCCCCGCCGCCTCGCGGCCCCCAGCTCCTGCACCAGGTCGGCCCGGCCGAGCTCGTACATCTCGACCAGCACCCGCGTGTGAGCCGACCCGATGAGACCACCGACCAGCTGAAAGATGCTCGCGTCCTGCCACAATCGCACCGCCTCCGCGCCGCCGGAAGCCCCCACAGCCGGCACCATGCCGGATGCGCCCTGCGCGCGCCCGGCGTAATCCGCGGCCTGGGCCGGGTTCGAGCAACCCACCAGGCAGAGGGGGATCAGCAGGCAGGCGACTCGAACCACAGCGCCCGCAACGCTACCGGCGCCAGCTTGATCCGCCAACCCCGCTTGTAAAGCCGCGGAGAACCAGAGACGGGAGCCGGCTAGATCAGCTCGATGCGCATCCCCGCGCGAGCGCCCAGCATGCGGTCCGCGCGTGTCTCCCGCACGCCGATCTCCAGGTACCCCATGCTCCCCAGATAGACGAACGGCTCGTTGGGACGCGCCTCGGCGTACGTCGTCGCCGACGCGGTGATGTCGTGGTTGTGGATGCGCATGCGCCGCACGGGCGGCTTCAGGTTCGTGACCAGATTGCCGAAGCCGTCGATCCACAGCACTCGAGGCGACGGATCCGAGAGGTTCTGGGGGGCGTTCGTCGGCGGCCCCAGGGATTCCATCGGCACCCCGGACGCCAGAGCCGCCGCCGCCGGCGCGAACACATCGCGACCCTCGAACGTCGGCGCGCCGTGAGGTCTCGGCGCCAGCTCGACACAGGCCTGCAGCCCGACCTCCTCGATGACGATAGCGAACAGGCCGTTGTCCGGTCCGACGTAATACCGCCCGCCGGCGCGAATCACCAGCCGCCGGCGCGAGCTCCCGACCCCAGGATCCACCACCGCCAGATGCACCGAGCCGGCGCCGAAGTGGCGGGTGCCGGCAAAGAGCATGAAGGCCCCGGCGGAAACGTCGAAGCGCGGCACCTCGTGGCTCACGTCGACCAGCACCGCGTGCGGGCAGCCCGCCAGCACGACGCCCTTCATGGCCGCCACCAGGGGCGAGCCGGACCCGAAGTCGGTGGTCAGAGTGACGACCGGCGGCCCGGCTACTGCGCCGGCGCTACCAGTACCGCGTCTCCTTCCAGGGGTCGGCCTCGTCGTGGTATCCACGCTGCTCCCAGAAACCGAGCCGGTTGCGCTCCATGAACTCTAGCCCGCGCAGCCACTTCGCCGACTTCCAAAAGTATTTCGACGGCACGAACAGGCGCAGCGGCCAGCCGTGGTCCGGGGTCAGGTCTTGGCCGTTCCAGGCGTAGCACAGCAGATTGTCCTCGCCCTCGAGAACGCTCAGCGGCACCGAGGTCGTGTACCCGTACTCGCAGTGGGCGTTGACGTACTTCGCCGCAGGCGTGGGTTTGACCCGGGCCAGGATCTCGCGAATCGGCACGCCCCTCCACCTGTCCCCGAGCCGGCTCCATCCGGTGACGCAGTGGATGTCTGCGACGACCTCCTTGGAGGGAAGCGCTCGCAACTCGCCGTAATCCAGGGTCAGCTCGTTGGCGACCGCTCCGAACACCTTGAAGTCCCACGTCGCGATGTCGGTCTTGGGCACCGGTCCGAAGTGCAGGAGCGGCCACCGCTCCGGGGCGGTGAGCGTCTGTCCGGGGGGAATGCGCCCCGGATCTACGCCCTCCGGCACGCGCTTGCCCTTGAAGAGGAACGACATCTCGCGAGTATAGGAATCGCCGCCCGGGTGGCAGTTGTTCCCGACCCGGATGCCAAAACGTCCCGGGCTATACTGGCCGTTCCACCCTATAGTCAGGTGCGCTCTGCGCGCGCCCGGCCGCACGTGGGCCCGTAGCTCAGTTGGGAGAGCGCGTGAATCGCACTCACGAGGCCAGGGGTTCGAATCCCCTCGGGTCCACCAAACTCATGTCTCACGACATAGTGGAGCCTGTCTCAAGACATCGTCGACCCGCCGAGCTGCTCGACCCGCCTGCGCGACCGCGGCTCAAGTGCCGGATAGCCGTTAGGGACGCTCGATCCGCGAACGTGGCATCCTGATCGCATGGGCGACCCGCCCTGCTTTGCCCACCTACTGGACGACGAGGGGCGGATGCCCGAGCGGCCGCGCGTACGGATCCGCCGGCTCTACGAAACCGAGACCGACCCGGGCGAGATCCGGGTCCTGGTCGACCGGGTGTGGCCGCGCGGCGTGACCAAAGATTCGCTGGCGCTCAACCGCTGGGCCAAGGACGTCGCGCCGTCCGCCGAGCTGCGCCACTGGTTCAGCCACGACCCGAAGAAATGGCCGGAATTTCAGCGGCGTTACAAAGCGGAGCTCGAAAGCAAGCTCCCCATGCTCAAGGAGCTGGCGTTGCTCGCGCGCACCGGCCACCTGGTCCTGCTGTTCGGGGCCAGGGATGAGGAGCACAACCAGGCCGCGGTGCTGAAAGAGGTCATCGAGCAAGCCCTGTAGCGATCGCGGCGCGACCGCCGACCCTCTAAGGTGATGTCCCGATGTCCCGCCGCGGCCTCCTGCTGTTCGTCGCCATGTGCGTGATCTGGGGCATTCCGTATCTTTTCATCCGCATCGCGGTCGGCGGGCTCTCCCCAGCCACGCTGGTCTTCATGCGCACCGGGCTCGCCGCACTGGTGCTGGTGCCGGTCGCGCTCTCGCGCGGCGACCTGCGCGCAGTCCTCGCCAAGTGGCGGCCGCTCCTCGCGTTTGCCATCGCCGAGATCGGCGTGCCCTGGTTTTTCCTCGCGAGCGCCGAGCAGCACATCTCCAGCTCCCTCGCCGGGCTGCTGATCGCCGCAGTACCGCTCGTCGGGACCGTGATCACTTTCGGCCTCGGCAACCGCGACCGGATCGGCGCCGCCACCGTCGCCGGATTGCTGCTCGGCGTCGTCGGCGTCACAGCGATCGTCGGCTTCGACCTGCACGCATCGAGCTGGATAGCGCTGCTCGAGGTCGGCCTGGTCGTCGTCGGCTATGCCGCCGGGCCCGCGATCCTCGCCCGCCACCTGAACGGGCTGTCGTCGGTGAGCGTCACCGCCTTCTCGCTCGCGATCTGCGCCATCGCGTACGCCCCCGTCGCGGCGCTCCAATGGCCGCCTTCCACCCCACACGCCGATGTGATCGCGTCGGTGGTCGTGCTCGCCCTGGTCTGCACGGCGCTCGCCTTCCTGCTCTTCTTCGCTCTGATCGCGGAGATCGGACCGGTGCGGGCGACGGTGATCACCTACATCAACCCCGCGGTGGCGGCAGCGCTGGGAATCGCCGTGCT of the bacterium genome contains:
- a CDS encoding DUF488 family protein, which produces MPERPRVRIRRLYETETDPGEIRVLVDRVWPRGVTKDSLALNRWAKDVAPSAELRHWFSHDPKKWPEFQRRYKAELESKLPMLKELALLARTGHLVLLFGARDEEHNQAAVLKEVIEQAL
- a CDS encoding DMT family transporter → MSRRGLLLFVAMCVIWGIPYLFIRIAVGGLSPATLVFMRTGLAALVLVPVALSRGDLRAVLAKWRPLLAFAIAEIGVPWFFLASAEQHISSSLAGLLIAAVPLVGTVITFGLGNRDRIGAATVAGLLLGVVGVTAIVGFDLHASSWIALLEVGLVVVGYAAGPAILARHLNGLSSVSVTAFSLAICAIAYAPVAALQWPPSTPHADVIASVVVLALVCTALAFLLFFALIAEIGPVRATVITYINPAVAAALGIAVLGETFTTGMGAGFVLVLLGSALATYRAPAEPARTAAEELVR
- a CDS encoding sulfite oxidase-like oxidoreductase, with the translated sequence MSFLFKGKRVPEGVDPGRIPPGQTLTAPERWPLLHFGPVPKTDIATWDFKVFGAVANELTLDYGELRALPSKEVVADIHCVTGWSRLGDRWRGVPIREILARVKPTPAAKYVNAHCEYGYTTSVPLSVLEGEDNLLCYAWNGQDLTPDHGWPLRLFVPSKYFWKSAKWLRGLEFMERNRLGFWEQRGYHDEADPWKETRYW
- a CDS encoding phosphatidylserine/phosphatidylglycerophosphate/cardiolipin synthase family protein is translated as MVRVACLLIPLCLVGCSNPAQAADYAGRAQGASGMVPAVGASGGAEAVRLWQDASIFQLVGGLIGSAHTRVLVEMYELGRADLVQELGAARRRGAEVRVITDPTVGASRRGAAVLDSLAVPERAYPVDGGRHQIDHVKLLIADGEAAVGGMNWGRHSDRNHDYVLATRVRAEVDRLVRIFDQDWNLAGGRPAPLRAEAAEVAQTAPGEEIRAMLEAALNHASQRALAEVYTLTDPEVIAGLVSAHRRGALVRVLLDPNQAYNRHAYEVLRAGGVEVRWYPIPKGALLHAKIGLFDGELVLGSANWTRSGLGVNHELDIETGDPVARAAYAARFAADWERSGGLAG